TCATCGCCTCTGGAGTCAGGGGCGCACTATTCATCAAATTAATCTCGAACTGAATCGAGCCAAGCTTCCGTCTCGCACAGGAAAAGTATGGAGTTGGGCCGCGATTCAAAACATCGTCGTTCGATTTGAAAATAAACAAGTCATTCTCACTGAAGGGGGAAAATATGAATTTAGATAAACTGATTACCATTTCCGCTGGAGTCGTACTCGCGCTTTCAATAACGATGAACCTCGACAAGCTTCAAACGCTGATATGGCGAGCACAAGCCAAACTCATCTATGAATCGCGCACTGAGACTTGGGGAAGTCCTCGATTCTTTCCGCGTGAATTAGATAAGCAGGACACAACAGCTAAAGTCCCGAAAGCAAAACCAACTCAATTGTAATATTCAGTCTTCAAATCTCCCTTAGGCTCGACGCTCTTACGAAGATCGACCTTCTCTCGCATCTCCGCACAGGCGTCGCGCCAGTTCCTTTGGGATCTGTCACGAGCCCTGCCGCTTTTGCGTGTCGATGCGCGGTCGTTCTTCTTCAGAGCTGGTTTGCCTTCTCGGGGCCCGCTCCTTCTGCGAAGGGCCCCTCAAACAAGAGGCAAAGCCCAATCAAAGGGAGAAAAACATGAACACTGAATTTAATGAAAAACTGACTCAACTTGCCTTTAATCGCTCACTTCCATTTTGTTACTCTTGCTATCATGAATGTCCGTCAGGTCGTTGCGAATCTTGCGGTTCTGATGATCTCATGCGCTCCGTTCAAGGCGTTGGCTGTGAGTGGGGAACAGACTGGGTTATCAAACATATTCTAGAAACAGAACTCAATCCTGTGGATCTCGAAGAATCATTCGAGGAAACGATTCGCGAGTGCTATCCCGAAATCACTAAAGTCGGTTGGATGGAATTTGATACCGTTACTCTCATGAAAGAAAATGATCCTACAAGTTGGAGTTGTGCTCTTTCAGAGTACGAATCCAACGAAGAGTCTGAAGGGCTGATCGTTTCATTTGACGGAGGAGTAACGTATTACAGAAGAGATGAGGTCGAAGGGCTATGTTCTTAAGTAAAACTATAATTCGCGACTACACCTACTTACCTCTTCCCTAAAAACTGGAGAGTTTGACAAGTTGTTCTGAATTAGATCACTTTCGAATTTAGCAGTCAGTTGCACGAAAGTTTTTTTAAGAGACGAGGGGGTGGTTGGCCCCCTCGTAAGTTTACTTTATTTCGACTTTTACTTGATTACAGTTTGCGACTCTTTGAGTGCCGCATCTATTTTTCTGCCGCGATCACCGATTGCAACGGCCGCCTTGGTGACACGTTTTTGGACCAGGATCAGCAAAATAGGAAGAATCACGAGAGTCAGAATCGTTGAGGAAATTGTTCCGCCGATTACGGCTGTTCCCATGCTGGTTCGTTGTGCCGAAGCTTCATTGAGTCCGACCGCGATCGGAATCATTCCGGCAACGAGCGCCATACTTGTCATGATGATTGGACGTAACCTGCGTACCGAGGATTCAATGACAACTTTAATGTACTTCGCTGTATCGATGTTTGATTCTTCCCTTAAATGCTCAGACACAGTGTCGACAATCAGAATCGAGTTTTTTGTCGCGACACCCATGAGTAACAAAATCCCAATCAGTGAGTACATGTCAATGCCTTGTCCTGCCATCAGAAGGGCGATGAAAGCTCCGCCAATGGCAAGTGGCAACGCTGCCATGACCAATACCGGGACGAAGAACGATTCATACAGTGAAGCAAGCACTAAATAAAGCAAAACGAGACCAAATCCGATTGCCGAAGCGAATCCTAATCCCATTTCTGCGAAGTTCTCGGCTTCCCCCTCAAACACGATTCGAACTCCCGCAGGTGGTTTTATTTCGTCCGTGGTGACCTTCTTGAGCATCTCGGTGGCCTCACCAAGGCCCACCTTTGGAGCAAGGTTCGCGTTAACCGTAATTGAAGCCGCACGGCCGGCACGCTCAAGTTTTGCCATACTCACTCCTTGTGAGACCGTCGCTACATCCTTCAAGCGAACCAGAGTGGCATCTAAATTTGGAACAAGAATGTTATCAAGTTCCGAAACGAACGTAGCGGCTCCATCTTTGGCGCGCACACGAATGTCATACTCGCGTCCGGTATCACGAAAACGGCCTGCTAGAATACCTTCGATTCGGCCGCGAACCTCTTCGCCCACCAGACCTTCGCTTATTCCGAATCGGCCCGCTTTTGAAGAATCGACTTTAACCGTTAGTTCTGGTCGGCCAGGTTTATTCGTCGAGTGGACATCTAAAAAGATGTCGGTTTTTTGAAGGCGCTCAACAAGCAGTTTCGCATAGTTCGACGCTGTCTCGTTGTCGTTTGCAAGAATCGAAAAACTGACCGGGAAAGTGCCACCGCCAGATCCATCGTCTTTGACAAGATAAATGGTGCTTCCTTGCGGAAGAGTCTTTTGGAGATCCTCGGTGTACTTCCGGAAAGATTCTTGAATTTGGCTTCCTTTTTGTTCTCTCTCTTTGCTTGGCTTCAAGTTGATCTTTAGAGAAATGACGTTCGTCTCCTGACTCGCATTTCCAATCGTTAAGATTGAATTTAAAACGCCCGGGTCTTTTTCAACATGTTGCTGAATTGTCTTTCCGAATTTCTCTCCTTCATAGAGAGGTGTTCCTGACGGAAGTTTCATATCGACGATCAAAGTCGAAGGTTCCGCTGCCGGAACAAACGTCGACGGCAAAAATGGCGCGATGAAAAATAGGCTAATTGCTAAACTAATTCCGACTACGGCTGAAAACAAAGGTCTTTTGGTGATAACGTTCAGCACGCGGCCGTAAGTAATCTCGAGTCGATCTTGAAATCGACCAAAGGCCGCCGCTGATTTCGAAAAAGGTGTTCCAAGCTTCGACCAGAAAGTTTTCGACTCTTCCTGTTTATGAGGTGCTCCTGCCCAGTAAGCAGAAAGCATCGGTGCGATTGTTAAAGCGTCAAACAAGCTAATCAACATTGCAAAAGATACTGTAAGTCCGAACTCTTTAAAGAACTGACCGATGATGCCAGGGATAAACGCGACAGGGCCAAATACTGAAATGATCGCAATTGTCGTCGCGATGACGGCCAGCGCCACTTCGTTCACACCATCAATCGCCGCGCGCAGCGGGCTTTTGCCGGCTTCAATATGTTTAAAGATGTTCTCGCGGACCACGATAGCGTCATCGACCAAAAGACCCACTGCGAGACTTAACGCGAGCAAGGTCATGACGTTGATCGAAAAGCCCATCAAGTACATCAAAACAAAAGCGCCCAACAGCGAGTTTGGAAGTGCAAGACCGGTAATGAAAGTCGAACGCGCGCTTGCAAGGAAGAAGTAGACCACGATGATGGTCAGTAGAATTCCTAGAATAATTGTTTCTTGAACATCCCAAACGTTGTCGCGAATTTCTTTGGAACCATCTACGATAACATCGACACGAATATCCGATCCCGATTGCTGAAGATTGGCCGAAATTTCCTGCACACGATCTTTCAGTTTGTCAGTGATCTCGACGATATTCGCACCACTTTGACGATAGACTTCAATCGCGAGCGCGGGTTCGTTTTTAAAGTAAGCACGGGTCGTTTCTCTAACGGCACCATCTCTGACTTCACCGATTGAAGAGACTCGAATCGGTACTTCGCCACCTTGAAAGCCGATGACTCGGTCTTTCAAAGTCTGCAGACTCGAGAATTCACCAATACTGCGGACTCCGACATCGAGACCGCCACGTGGAATAAGCCCTCCCGGAGAGTTTTCGCCAGATCTTGCAATTTGATCCGCAACACCTGCAAAAGAGAGTCGATAGAATTCAACTTTCTTCGGATCAAGGTCGACTTGAATTTCTCGTTTAAGTCCACCAAGTATTTCGATACGTCCAATTTTTGGGATTTGCGAAATTTGCGGCTTTAATTCGCGATCAACCCAATCAGTCAGCTTCACGCGACTCACAGCCGTTGATCGAACTGCCAACGTCATGATCGGCAATGCGTTCATGTCATACTTCATGACGGTCGGCTCTAGAACCGCTTTCGGAAATCGTGACTTGACGAGGGCGATTCTGTCGCGAACTTTTTGTTCGATGGTATCGGTTGAAAGACCCATGTTGAATTCAAGACTGATTTGGCTGTAAGAATCTTGGCTGACTGATTTGATTTTCTTGAGGCCTTCAAGCGAAATCAGCTCTTCTTCCATTGGAATCGTCAAAACGGACTCGACCTCTTTAGGTCCAGCTCCGGGGTACTGAACGGAAACCAAAACAAACGGAATATCGACATTGGGCATGAGGTTTACGGGCATTTTTTTAAGTGCGACCAAACCTCCTAAAAGCATGAGGATAACAAGTGACGCAAAGAAGATCGGTCTTCTAAGTGATCCGATTGAAATATTCATAAAGAGCTCCCGTCAGTAAACAAAGTAAACTGAGCATTGATTTGCAAAAGAAGATTGAGCGCACGAATACGGGCCTGCTTCGAAGCCTGATATTCTTGCTGGAACGATAGCAGCTGAAAAGTCGTGGTTCTGCCACTACGACGGCGCGCACTTTCCATTTCGAATTTTTCAAGCTGAGCTTTTTCAACAGCTTTTGCCGAAGTATAAACCTTCATGGCCTGAGCAAAATTGCGATCAAGCTTTTCGATCTCGGCTTTCACTTCGAATCGCTTGCGATTGATTTGCGCTTCCGTGCTTGAGGCGCGAACTTTCGCGGATTTTTGAACGTCGTCAACGTGACTTCGATCTAACGGGATTGAAAATTTCAAACCCACTGAATAGTAGGGATTTTTCGTCGTGAGTGACTTATCAAAAGACTCCCGCGAATTTTGATCAAGTCCATTCGTTGAAACATGCCCTAAGAAATCAAGTTGAGGCTTTGTCCCGTCAGAAGCCAGTCGCGCTTGCGCGTTCTGAACATTGAGCAGCGATTCCAAGCTCAAAATGTCTTCGCGAGTCAGGTTGTCGCTCGCTTTTGATCGAGCGGGCCATTTGTCGGCATCCGGCAAAGAATCGAGCTCAGGAACCGGTGTATCTGTCGCGACCTCAAGCATTTCGTTAAAGGCTTGCTGCGCCTCTAGAAGTTCGGCTTCAGCTTGATTAAGCTCGAATTCTCGGAGCGCAACAGCCGCTTCGGCCTGCTTCAGGTCAATGTTCTCACTTAAGCGGTCTTGAAACCGATTTTTTGTCCACTTGAGAAAGTTTTGATTCGAAGACAAAAGCTCTTTCGATAGTGAGTAGAGCTCTTGAGCCGATTTAAGTTTCCAGTATGTTGCGATGGCGGACGCGCGCTCCTGTTTTTGTTTAAACCGCGCAGCAAAGCTGTCTGATTTGTTCTGCTCAACAATCGTTCCAACTTGGTCTTGCGTTGATCGTCCGAAACCATTTCTCCAGACGGGAAGAGTGAACTCGTAGTTGAAAGAAGAAATAGAAACCGAAGGGTTCGGAAGGAAGGTTGGGTCTGCACCTTCAAGCTTCTGATTCGAGATTGCATAGTATAATTTGTGATTGATTCCGTAGCTTGATTGTTGTTCAAACCCTGTTTGAACTTCCGATCCGATGCGCTGATTGCCTTCAAAGGTAGGATTTTGCGACTGCTTTTTATCCGATGCATAGGTGCCAGAGACAAAATAGTTGGGCGACGTTAGAAGGTATCCTTCGCTCGCGCGAAGTTTAGAAGCTTCGTCATCTAGTTTTTGGGATTGAATGTTGCTATTCTGCTTTGTGACCTTCTGGATAAATTCATCCAGAGTCAGCGCTTGCGCAACTGACGCCGACCCCAATAATCCTAATAGCAACACGATTACCGATCTCATTTCACACCTCGTTTGTCTTCGAATTTGACCGGAACTTCAGTCATACGAATCAAGAACTCGAACACTTTCTTTTTTTGTTTTTCTGTTAATTTGATTGTTGGAAACATGATCTGTGAATACAGACCCTCGATCGCCAGTGACACGACAATTTGCTGCTCGATGGGAAGCGCCTTTTCGACTTTAGGCGACGGCCAAAGTTCGCTACCTTGCTTTTTCGCCAACTCAGGCTCGCTGATTAGAAGTTCAGTCAATGCCATATACAAGGACATCTTTCCTGGCTCTTTACTTTCATACTGTTCAATAGACGCGCTTAAATGGGCTCGAAGTGAACGTCCGACAGGATTTTTGTCTTTAGATTCTTGACCATCGACGCTCGACATCCATTCAGTGCTGAGCTTTTCGAAGACTGATTCAAGAAGATCATTTTTAGTTTTAAAGTTATAGAAAAAACCCGCCTTACTGAGACCTGATTCTTTAATGACTGCGTCTGTTGTGAAACCCTTCAATCCTTTCTCGGCAAGGACCCGAATCGCGGCGTCGACAATATTATCTTTCGAATTTTGATATGTTCGTATGGTCATCTTTCCTCTTTCTGGTCGAGTGATTTCAAAGATCTCGAAGCAAATCCTGCAAGGCAGGCAGCAGCGGCTAGTAAACTTAAAATAATCATAATGTATCGAATGCCGACGGATTCTCCGAGCGGTGCCACGATGGCAAGACCAATCGGTGCCGAAAGACCCATCAACACGTTCAAAAGCGAAAACACTCTTCCTTGAAGGTGATTTGGGATTTTGAGTTGAAGTAGCGCCGTTAAAGGAGCATTCCCAAATGTGAACGCAAATCCGCTTACAAACCAGGCACTAAGCGCAATCCAAACCAAGTCCGATGAGGGTGCTGCGGTTAGAGTGATGGATAGACATGATATGATCCAAGCCACTAAAAGTGTTTTTGTTTTTTTCTCGGGTTTCGCGAAAGCGACGGCTAGTCCACCGAGCAGCATTCCCAGTCCCGACAACGCGCCAAATGCTCCGGCTAACTTTTCGCCACCGTTAAAGTGCTGGGTCACAAGTAAAGTGAAAAGCGTAAAGCACGGCATGACTAAAACCGTAACCGCTGCCAAGACCGAAAAGAGTCTTCGGTAAGCCACTACTGAGTAGACGGCAAGAAATCCTTCCTTAAAGTCTTGCCATAAATGCGAGTCGCCTTGATCCAATCTTTTAGGCTGAGGAATTGCGATGAATAGCAACGAGACGACACTTATCAACGCCGTAATCACATCAATCCAAAGTGATTGATGAATCGGAAACGTTCCCAGAACCACCGCTCCAATTGGTGCTGAAGCAATCGAAACTAATCCTAATACGCTTTGATTTAAACCTGCGGCTGTCGAGATAAAGGAGGCAGGAACCAAATTTTCAACCGAAGCCTGCGATGCTGGTCCTTGGAAAGCCTGCATACTACTGCGTACAAAGAGCATGGAATAGATGATCCATAAATCGGGCATTTCGTAAGACAGAGCTACCATCAAGAAGACGACGCAAAGAGCACTGATTGTATCTGTAAAAATCAGAATAAATTTGCGCGAATAACGATCGGCAAAGACTCCACCAAATGGAGAAAGAAGTGCTTGTGGAAGCAAAGCAAATAGTCCGGCGGTGGAAAGAACCGTTACACTTGCAGTTTCGACCGTTAGCCACCACATGATGATGAACTGCGTGACCGCTGATCCGACTTGCGAGAGTGCCTGCCCCGTAAAGAACGTCCAAAATGGAATCTTCCATGTGGAACCGGTGCTTAAATTAGAGTTTGCTGTTTCGGTAGGCATAATACCATACTATACCGTACATTATGGTATGTCAATCGGTCAAAATGAGACGATGGTTTGTAATTGGTTAGAATAGAGTATCTACTTCCATCTGCACGCGACCATGGCGGCGATCAGGTTCGAGTAACTCCAGCCTATGGCTTGAGCCGCGATTGCAGATAGACTATCTTGGTCACTTCGGTGCGGACGACCCGCACCGGTCATGTTGTGCTTCATATTCAAATCGAAAATTTTAAATTCGCCATCAGCGCTCTGACGACAATCGATTCGAATTGGCGCTTTAGCATTTACGATTTTACCGGCTAATGAGTACTGTTGATGAACTTTCTTGTAAATGTCTTCTGTCATTTCCTGTGCAGTAAGAACTCGACTGTTGTTCACGACAGCAACCGCTCCATTATAAGGCGCTATCCCATCGATATGATTGAAACGAATGACTCCCGGTAGAGCCCAATGGGTGTCTTTTTCTACGACGACCGCACCGATTGTGAAACTCCCAGGTGGCATGAATGTTATCGTGATCTCTTCGCCGGGAAGCAACTCTTCTAAAATGAAATCATCTCCGTAAAGCGAAGATTCAATATTGCGGTTTACTTGGGTGGCCAATTCAACTGCAAACTTAACAACCACAACACCTTGGCTTCCACGTCCTCGAATTGGTTTCAGCACTAGTGCACTTCGCACTTACTCGCTATTGGCGCGCTTGAGGGATTGAAGCGTTGCAAATTGAAGGATTGCAGGAAGTTTTTCATTGGACCAGCAAATCGAACTTGGAATTCAAAATCTTGCGGATCGCATTTTCGAGTCAGACAACAAAGGAAAAAAAATAAGTAACCAACCAACTGCTTTTTATACGATAACAATCGGAATCGAAGAGATACTGCTCTTTGGAATCAAATAAAAACCAGAGGCCGCACACGATGCTCGCAAATTTGCATCGTCAAAATTCCCTGTGACCAGACACTTCAATGAACTTTCTGGAAGTTTCGATAAGAAATCAAATCCTGAAGTTTTCAAAGATAGGTCGTGATCAACTAGGAAAACAAAATCTTTTGATGCAGTTGACAGAATATTTGGAGTCAGATCTTCGCAGTTTCTTGAAAACTCCACTTGTTCTAGTATTTGAGTTTCCCCGAGTTTCATTCTCCAAAGCTCTAATGCTGAATCTTGATCGTCGATCACAAAAATCTTTGATGCAGAATTAAATTTCAAACGTGGCAAATACCAAGAGGCTCGATCCTCAATCGGTAATGTGCAGATGACAGTCGTACCTACATTGAGAGTCGATTCAATGCGAATAGTGCCATGCCATGCTTCAATATTTTCTCTCGCGTGTGAGAGTCCAATTCCAGATCCATTTACTTTTCCTGCCGAATAGTTTTTTTCAAAAACCCTAGGGAGACTTTCTGGTTTGATACCGTGACCATTGTCTAAAATCGAAATAACAATTTCCGACGCTAGATCTCGAACACGGACGACTATTCGTCCCGATGATCCCATAGCCTCTACGGAATTTGTGACTAGATTCCCTAGAACGGCTCGAAGTTCAAAGGGAATATGTTTTACAAGTGCCGAAGCAATGATGTCCTCGATATCGAATTCAAAATCGACAGATTTTGGAAGCATTGCCGCAAGCTCTCGCTTGGCTTGTTCTAGCGTACTGAAAATGTCGGTTGAGTATGACTCCGCCAAAAATTCATTCGGACGATCATCGAGCTTCGAGATTAAATCGCGTATTTGTCCAATTGTTAGCTCTAAGAGCTCGCGCTCTTTCGCCGCTTCACCAGTTAGTTTGTTTGGAATCCGCATCAAAGCTGCAAGCGGCGTCCTAAGGTTATGACGAACTTGTTGAGCAATTTCACTTTTTGCAATTTTCTTTTCAACTTCAATGTCTTGATTGAACTGCTCCAACAGTCGGCGCTTTAAAAAACGAGTTTGAGGAATTGAGATTAAGTTTAAAATAATCCAAATCAAAATTGCGTAGGGAACAAGACGAAATCTTTCGTACTCAAATATGATTTCATCATTTGAGTAGGTCGCTGTACTAACATCGACTCTAACACCGACTTCATCTTTAGTGATTCTATTCAAAAGGCTTTCATCTCTGAAAATCTCTGCCTTCGGTGGAATGATAAACGAACGACCAGGCTCTGACGACTGATAGCTGATTGTTGTAAAACTTGAAAGTCGTGCTTGCTGTAGGATTAAACTTGCTTCTCGAAAATCTCCAATCTTAACCATTCGCGAAAGAAAGCGTGTGTTCTCCTCCGCTACATTCTGTAAATGAAGCGCATTGAAAACGATTGCTAAACCAGCCAAAAACAAAAGGCACAGACCTGATACAATAAACTGTTTCTTCTCGAACTCTCTTATTCTTTGCTCGGGTGTCTGAATCTTCATGATGGCCTCGTAATTACATAACGGGCCATTTTTATTGGCGCATCGCTAAGAATAGGAAGCGACGATAAATCTAGTTCTATCAAACTTAAGTGAGGAGATTGCAATGGAGCCAATTCCTTCTTGCGTGAGTCTGAAAATAGCGTGCTCATCTTTTCGAGAAAGCCTGGTTCTAAATGCCAAGGAAGTTCGTGTAACTCTAATTCTTCGTCAGAAATCATCCACGCATAACTTGGTAGAGCCTCGAAAAACGCTCGTCTTATTGACTGTTCAATAGAGTCAGAAAGAGCAAATCCTAGAGATGTTTTACCTGGAGTTTCAGAGCCTATTCTGCAAACTACGCCATAAAGATCAGCCTCCGTTGCCATTCTGTAGAATTCGATTTCCGCTGAAGGCGAAAACTCTTTGAGTTTTGCATACTCAGGATATTCAAAGTTCAATTTAGAAAACGGATTCACATTTTTTAAGTGCTCTTCAAGATAGAATCGTTCCAATCGTTCAAACTTTGCGTGCTGAGACGGATCATGAGTTCCAGCAATAGCGAAGCCGACGGAATCCAATTCTAATGTCCTACAGACAAGGCGTTCTAATGCCTCCGCAACAGATTTTTCCAATGCAATCTCACGTCGCGAATCGACACCTCTCCCATCGGCTTCGATTCCGTTCCAACTGATTTTGGTTTCAAAATCGAATACACCCGGAAAGATTATTTCAGGCCAATTGAACTCTCGAAATCGAGCGTTCAATTCGGTTCGCTTAGAATAAAGCCAATTGGCTAATGGAGTGTGATTCGCCATAATTGGTTATTCGCGTAGAGATCGGAAAGTTCTATTTTCCAAGGTTTTCTGACTAGGGCTGCATAAGGTGATGCTATTAAAGGTACAATTGCGGGCTCAGCAAGGGCTTGATAGTGAAGTTCCTTAAGCTTACTAATGCGTGAGCCTTTATCGTCAGTTGCCATATAATTTGCGAGCCATTTAGAGCGTTCCTGTTTTGACAATCCAAGCAATCCTGCATTCAGTGAGTACGAAATCAAACTGATATCTTCCATGAAGCCCGTATCCGTAGACGCAATCCAAGCATGTGGCACATCGTCTGGTTTTTCGTACTTTTTGAAATCCGGAACATTCGTCTCTTTATAGCAATCGGCCGTAGGAAGCGCGGCTGCTATTGGTGTTGCCCACTCATCATAGCCAGTTCTTTTTATGATTCCGATTTTGAAATGCTTTTGCGGCTCAGATTTTTTCAATTCACGAAGCGACTCAAGTTTTTCTCTTTGAGTTTGAGTTAAGCCGCCTTCACCCAAGCTAGGAAAAAACTCGGCTCTTTGTTCAAAGCCGGGAATGTCCGCATAAAGTGACGAAAAAACACCTTTCATTTTATCGCCAATATATCTCCGCTCATCAGCCGAGAGTTCTTTGCGACCACGTTCAGTAAAGACGATAAAAAGGCTTCGAATCTTCATAGTCACATGACTTTCAAAGTCGGGATGCTTTTGTGCAAAGCGAATAATCTTATCCGCCTTTGAAGCATCAATTGTCGTCAAATGATCGACTCGATTTTCTTCTAAATCTTTTAGGCTACTGTCAGGTTTTGTCGTATCAGTCGGGACAAAAACAATTTTTTCGGCAACATCTTTTGAAGCGAAATAGTGGTGCGGATTTAGCTTAAGAATGGCCTCTCCTGACTCTTCTTCCTTTTCTAGCCAATATGGACCGCTTGTTTCAGAAAAATTGATGATCTTTAAAGTTTTCGGATCAACACTTGATCTAGGAATTACAGCAAAGTCGATAGCTCCAAGCATTGGCAGAAGAAATGACTTACGCCCCTTAGCATTCAAATAGACGCTATCACTGTCTTTGTGAATTCCAGGGCAGTCGTCTTCTACTGTCTTTAAGGTAACGCCCGGACAAACGATGTCTTTGAAGTTGCCATGTGTATTTCCCGAAAGAACCAATAGCCGTTTAAGCGAAAAAACAACATCGTCTGGAGTAATCGGCATCCCTGAAGCCGTTTTTAGACTTTTTCGGATAGTAAGTTTTAGTTCATCTCCTAACCAATCCATCTTTTCAGCAACCCCAGCTTCGATAGAGCCATCCTTTGAGATTTCCACCAAAGGCGAAAATACATTTTCCAAGAAAATGTATTCGTGATCGAGATTTATATTGGTTGGCTCATACGCCGTTGCTTTCAGCTTAACAGGGAAAGCGACTCGTAATGTTCGCTCTTTGTTTATACTTTTCATAGATAGCCCTCCTGCGGCCGCTAACACCAAACCAATCAAAGTTAATATTTTGATATTAAACGATTTCATATAATCCTACTTTCAAAAAGCGCCTCCGCCAACGCAGATAGTTGTTGGTTGCGCACCGCCTGGCTGCACGTGCCCTTCGGCCTCAAGTACATTTAAAATGTCCTGGTCGAACTGAACGCACTGATTTTGGTTAACGGTCAGAGTTTTGGTTTCTCCCAAAATTCTGATCGCCCATGCGATCTGGACCTTTTGTAATGGCGTTAGTTTTTTTGCATGCTCGGCATCGGCCAGCGCGTTGAGATTTAATCCCATCAATGCTGCTGTGAAAATCAAAAGTTTCTTTTTCATACTTCTACCCCCTCGGTAAGCTGTTTGAATTCAATCTCATACTTTTTCATCTTCTCTCGAACAGTGCTTCGGCTGATGTTGAGAATCCTCGCCGCAGCAGAAATTGAACCGCCTTGTTCAAGAGCCTTTAATACTAAACCCTTCTCCGACGACATCTGGCTGAATTTTAGAGAAGCCAAATCCGTTGGCTTTTGTTTTGTCGTACCTAGATCTGGACGACTTTTTAATAGCGAGGCATCTAGATTCTTTTCTGAGGACATATTCACGAGAAAGCGTATACAGTGCTCAAGCTCTCGAACATTTCCAGGCCACTTCATTTTTTGAAGTTCTTCTGCAGCGCTAGCAAGCAAGACTTTTTGTTCGCCAGTTTCTTGATTTGTCTTTTCTAAAAAAGATTGGGCCAATACAGGAATATCTTCGGGTCGCTCGCGGAGTGGCTTAATATTTATTGGCAGGACATTCAGGCGAAAGAATAAATCTTCTCTAAAATTCTTTTCAGCAATAAGCGATTCCAAAGGCGCGTTCGTCGCTGAGATCAACCTGAAGTCAACTTTGCGACTTGTTGTCGATCCAACCGGTGTGATTGTCTTTTCTTGTAAAACTCTAAGTAGACTTGCTTGAAGATGCTTCGGCATTTCTCCAATTTCATCCAAGAAAATTGTTCCGCCATCAGCGGCTTCAAAATGCCCAATGCGGGCACGGACAGCCCCAGTGAATGCTCCTTTTTCGTGTCCGAAAAGCTCGCTCTCAATTAAGTTTTCCGGAATTGCCGCGCAATTGACTGCGATAAAAGGTTTAGCTTTTCTCAGAGAATTTTGATGAATGCCCCGAGCAACCTTTTCCTTTCCAGTTCCGTTTTCTCCGCGAATGAGAACAGAATCTGATGATGGACCGAATTTTAAAATGAGCTTTGCCACTTCAGCCATTGCTTCGGATACGCCGATCATTCCAACAGACAAAATCAACTTCTGATTTTCACTGTGTGAGCCAATAACAACAGGTTTTGTTCGTCGTTCGATTTCACGACATGCGCGATGTAAGATTCCTAAAAACTTGGCTTCACCAATTTCTTTATTAATAAAGAAGACAGCCCCTGATTCTAGGGATTGATTATGGGCCGTGACGGAATCATCGCCTGATAAGGCGAGGATAGTAAGGTTTGAGTCTATGCTTCGGAGCT
The window above is part of the Deltaproteobacteria bacterium genome. Proteins encoded here:
- a CDS encoding efflux RND transporter permease subunit; this encodes MNISIGSLRRPIFFASLVILMLLGGLVALKKMPVNLMPNVDIPFVLVSVQYPGAGPKEVESVLTIPMEEELISLEGLKKIKSVSQDSYSQISLEFNMGLSTDTIEQKVRDRIALVKSRFPKAVLEPTVMKYDMNALPIMTLAVRSTAVSRVKLTDWVDRELKPQISQIPKIGRIEILGGLKREIQVDLDPKKVEFYRLSFAGVADQIARSGENSPGGLIPRGGLDVGVRSIGEFSSLQTLKDRVIGFQGGEVPIRVSSIGEVRDGAVRETTRAYFKNEPALAIEVYRQSGANIVEITDKLKDRVQEISANLQQSGSDIRVDVIVDGSKEIRDNVWDVQETIILGILLTIIVVYFFLASARSTFITGLALPNSLLGAFVLMYLMGFSINVMTLLALSLAVGLLVDDAIVVRENIFKHIEAGKSPLRAAIDGVNEVALAVIATTIAIISVFGPVAFIPGIIGQFFKEFGLTVSFAMLISLFDALTIAPMLSAYWAGAPHKQEESKTFWSKLGTPFSKSAAAFGRFQDRLEITYGRVLNVITKRPLFSAVVGISLAISLFFIAPFLPSTFVPAAEPSTLIVDMKLPSGTPLYEGEKFGKTIQQHVEKDPGVLNSILTIGNASQETNVISLKINLKPSKEREQKGSQIQESFRKYTEDLQKTLPQGSTIYLVKDDGSGGGTFPVSFSILANDNETASNYAKLLVERLQKTDIFLDVHSTNKPGRPELTVKVDSSKAGRFGISEGLVGEEVRGRIEGILAGRFRDTGREYDIRVRAKDGAATFVSELDNILVPNLDATLVRLKDVATVSQGVSMAKLERAGRAASITVNANLAPKVGLGEATEMLKKVTTDEIKPPAGVRIVFEGEAENFAEMGLGFASAIGFGLVLLYLVLASLYESFFVPVLVMAALPLAIGGAFIALLMAGQGIDMYSLIGILLLMGVATKNSILIVDTVSEHLREESNIDTAKYIKVVIESSVRRLRPIIMTSMALVAGMIPIAVGLNEASAQRTSMGTAVIGGTISSTILTLVILPILLILVQKRVTKAAVAIGDRGRKIDAALKESQTVIK
- a CDS encoding TolC family protein; this translates as MRSVIVLLLGLLGSASVAQALTLDEFIQKVTKQNSNIQSQKLDDEASKLRASEGYLLTSPNYFVSGTYASDKKQSQNPTFEGNQRIGSEVQTGFEQQSSYGINHKLYYAISNQKLEGADPTFLPNPSVSISSFNYEFTLPVWRNGFGRSTQDQVGTIVEQNKSDSFAARFKQKQERASAIATYWKLKSAQELYSLSKELLSSNQNFLKWTKNRFQDRLSENIDLKQAEAAVALREFELNQAEAELLEAQQAFNEMLEVATDTPVPELDSLPDADKWPARSKASDNLTREDILSLESLLNVQNAQARLASDGTKPQLDFLGHVSTNGLDQNSRESFDKSLTTKNPYYSVGLKFSIPLDRSHVDDVQKSAKVRASSTEAQINRKRFEVKAEIEKLDRNFAQAMKVYTSAKAVEKAQLEKFEMESARRRSGRTTTFQLLSFQQEYQASKQARIRALNLLLQINAQFTLFTDGSSL
- a CDS encoding TetR/AcrR family transcriptional regulator, with translation MTIRTYQNSKDNIVDAAIRVLAEKGLKGFTTDAVIKESGLSKAGFFYNFKTKNDLLESVFEKLSTEWMSSVDGQESKDKNPVGRSLRAHLSASIEQYESKEPGKMSLYMALTELLISEPELAKKQGSELWPSPKVEKALPIEQQIVVSLAIEGLYSQIMFPTIKLTEKQKKKVFEFLIRMTEVPVKFEDKRGVK
- a CDS encoding MFS transporter, whose amino-acid sequence is MPTETANSNLSTGSTWKIPFWTFFTGQALSQVGSAVTQFIIMWWLTVETASVTVLSTAGLFALLPQALLSPFGGVFADRYSRKFILIFTDTISALCVVFLMVALSYEMPDLWIIYSMLFVRSSMQAFQGPASQASVENLVPASFISTAAGLNQSVLGLVSIASAPIGAVVLGTFPIHQSLWIDVITALISVVSLLFIAIPQPKRLDQGDSHLWQDFKEGFLAVYSVVAYRRLFSVLAAVTVLVMPCFTLFTLLVTQHFNGGEKLAGAFGALSGLGMLLGGLAVAFAKPEKKTKTLLVAWIISCLSITLTAAPSSDLVWIALSAWFVSGFAFTFGNAPLTALLQLKIPNHLQGRVFSLLNVLMGLSAPIGLAIVAPLGESVGIRYIMIILSLLAAAACLAGFASRSLKSLDQKEER